Proteins from a single region of Pacificitalea manganoxidans:
- a CDS encoding zinc-dependent alcohol dehydrogenase, with protein sequence MDAVRLHGVADLRYESVPPPPAPAQAEVTLAVSVAGICGSDLHNYRTGAWISRAPSVAGHEFTGTVMQVGADVAHVAAGDRVIVDSRWTCGTCAACRAGVGQVCEKLGFLGEIIDGGFARQVTLPARNVLKAPAGVADRHLAMAEPLAVALHALNLMALPAGAELVVTGCGPIGALVTLLATRAGHPVRILDRNEARSAVVARATGARVTDLDALASRAYRYAIDTTGNAPVITGLVAQIGGASRLGLVGIGAAAQIIDPVHLVEREIALIGCHAFGDELATIGDMLPALAPHLDPFIAETISLAQVPAAYDRLLAGDADGIKTLIQIGEDHGH encoded by the coding sequence ATCGACGCGGTTCGCCTGCACGGGGTCGCGGATCTCAGATACGAGTCCGTCCCCCCACCCCCCGCACCGGCCCAAGCCGAGGTGACACTTGCGGTGTCGGTCGCGGGGATCTGCGGCTCTGACCTGCATAATTACCGCACCGGCGCGTGGATCAGCCGCGCGCCCTCGGTCGCCGGGCACGAATTCACCGGCACCGTGATGCAGGTGGGCGCGGATGTGGCCCATGTGGCGGCAGGCGACCGCGTGATCGTGGACAGCCGCTGGACCTGCGGCACCTGCGCGGCCTGCCGCGCGGGCGTCGGGCAGGTCTGCGAGAAGCTCGGCTTTCTGGGCGAAATCATCGACGGCGGGTTTGCCCGGCAGGTGACCTTGCCCGCCCGCAATGTGCTAAAGGCCCCGGCCGGTGTCGCCGACCGCCACCTCGCGATGGCGGAGCCTCTGGCCGTCGCGCTGCATGCGCTGAACCTGATGGCCCTGCCCGCCGGGGCGGAGCTTGTCGTGACCGGATGCGGCCCCATCGGCGCGCTGGTCACGTTGCTGGCCACCCGCGCCGGGCACCCGGTGCGCATCCTTGACCGCAACGAAGCCCGCAGCGCCGTGGTCGCCCGCGCCACCGGCGCCCGCGTCACCGATCTCGATGCGCTGGCATCCCGGGCCTACCGCTATGCCATCGACACCACCGGCAACGCCCCTGTCATCACCGGACTTGTCGCGCAGATCGGCGGCGCCAGCCGTCTGGGGCTGGTGGGCATCGGCGCCGCCGCGCAGATCATCGACCCGGTGCATCTGGTCGAACGCGAAATCGCGCTGATCGGCTGTCATGCCTTTGGCGATGAGCTTGCCACCATCGGCGACATGCTCCCCGCGCTGGCGCCCCATCTCGATCCGTTCATCGCGGAAACCATTTCCCTCGCTCAGGTTCCCGCCGCCTATGACCGGCTGCTCGCGGGCGATGCCGACGGGATCAAAACCCTTATCCAAATCGGAGAAGATCATGGCCACTGA
- the hisD gene encoding histidinol dehydrogenase, whose translation MSDITIKKLADLDAAERAALTRRSEADLSFFLDKVQPIIDAVKTEGDAALVRFGRDFDKATSLTAETLKVSPAEFDEAYEMVDPKVIDAIRFGIENIRTFHEEQAPEPMWLKEVRPGAYAGDRYMPIKSVALYVPRGKGSFPSVTMMTAVPGVVAKVPNLAIFTPPGPDGKVDAATLVAARIAGVETVYKCGGAQAVAAAAFGTETIAKAQKIVGPGSPWVVAAKRLLAGVIDPGLPAGPSEVMILADDTVSGRLAAMDLLIEAEHGPDSSAWLVTPSERVIEEALAALPELWGKMTEQRVEFSRTVLTEASGGIVLARDMDDACAFVNDYAPEHLEILSTKPFDYLGDITEASEILLGTHTPVSIANFALGPNAVLPTSKGANTYGPLSVTDFIRRSSIGYVTEKGYPEMAQAAKTLAEYEGFSSHANAVSDLRQDYLKAK comes from the coding sequence ATGTCCGACATCACCATCAAGAAACTCGCCGATCTCGACGCCGCCGAACGCGCCGCCCTCACCCGCCGCTCCGAGGCGGACCTGTCGTTCTTCCTCGATAAGGTGCAGCCGATCATCGACGCCGTGAAAACCGAAGGCGACGCCGCTCTGGTGCGGTTCGGGCGCGACTTCGACAAGGCCACCTCCCTGACCGCCGAGACGCTGAAAGTGTCCCCTGCGGAATTCGACGAAGCCTATGAGATGGTCGACCCCAAGGTCATCGACGCGATCCGTTTCGGCATCGAAAACATCCGCACCTTCCACGAAGAGCAAGCGCCCGAACCGATGTGGCTGAAAGAGGTCCGCCCCGGTGCCTATGCCGGCGACCGCTACATGCCGATCAAATCGGTCGCGCTCTATGTGCCGCGCGGCAAGGGCTCGTTTCCCTCCGTCACCATGATGACCGCCGTGCCGGGCGTCGTGGCCAAGGTGCCCAATCTGGCGATCTTCACCCCGCCGGGCCCGGACGGGAAGGTGGACGCCGCCACGCTCGTCGCCGCGCGCATCGCCGGGGTCGAAACCGTGTATAAATGCGGCGGCGCGCAGGCCGTCGCAGCCGCCGCCTTCGGCACCGAAACGATCGCCAAGGCGCAGAAAATCGTGGGACCGGGCAGCCCGTGGGTCGTCGCCGCGAAACGCCTGCTGGCGGGCGTCATCGATCCCGGTCTCCCCGCAGGCCCGTCCGAGGTCATGATCCTTGCCGATGATACGGTGTCGGGCCGTCTCGCCGCGATGGATCTGCTGATCGAGGCCGAGCATGGCCCCGACAGCTCCGCATGGCTTGTCACCCCGTCCGAGCGCGTGATCGAAGAGGCCCTCGCCGCGCTGCCCGAACTGTGGGGCAAGATGACCGAACAGCGGGTCGAATTTTCCCGCACTGTGCTGACCGAGGCCTCCGGCGGTATCGTGCTGGCCCGCGATATGGACGACGCCTGCGCATTCGTGAACGACTACGCGCCGGAGCATCTGGAAATCCTGTCGACCAAACCGTTCGATTATCTGGGCGACATCACCGAAGCCTCCGAAATCCTGCTGGGCACGCACACGCCCGTATCGATTGCGAATTTCGCGCTCGGTCCCAACGCGGTGCTGCCGACATCGAAGGGCGCGAACACCTATGGTCCGCTGTCGGTGACCGATTTCATCCGCCGCAGCTCCATCGGCTACGTCACCGAAAAGGGCTACCCGGAAATGGCGCAGGCGGCCAAGACGCTTGCGGAGTACGAAGGCTTCTCGTCCCACGCCAATGCGGTCAGCGACCTGCGCCAAGACTACCTGAAAGCCAAATGA
- a CDS encoding ABC transporter permease, whose protein sequence is MTARSQRILFWAIVWFCILILSVPTVIVVGASFTTANMISFPPEGFTLKWYEKIALARDLQQAFIRSLIVSTVCLIVSVPIGTLAGLALSRFKLRFANAVQIYLLLPFTVPLIGSGIGMMLIFGEWRILGSLWPVGVALAVINLPFIIWSVSSSAAALDSDLELAASSCGAGRFETFWFVTLPGLMPGVITGGLLMFVLAMSEFLVSLLLTDARTVTLPVQIYNNIRSIITPDLAAVSSVFVVIALLAVWLLDRLVGLEIFLKSK, encoded by the coding sequence ATGACCGCCAGATCGCAGCGCATCCTGTTCTGGGCCATTGTCTGGTTCTGCATACTCATCCTGTCGGTGCCCACGGTCATCGTCGTTGGTGCGTCGTTTACAACCGCCAACATGATCTCCTTCCCGCCCGAAGGCTTCACCCTCAAATGGTATGAGAAAATCGCCCTCGCCCGCGATCTTCAGCAGGCGTTCATCCGCTCGCTGATCGTGTCCACCGTCTGCCTCATCGTGTCGGTGCCGATCGGCACATTGGCGGGGCTGGCCCTGTCGCGGTTCAAGCTGCGGTTTGCCAATGCGGTGCAGATCTACCTGCTGCTGCCCTTTACCGTGCCGCTGATCGGATCGGGCATCGGGATGATGCTGATCTTTGGCGAATGGCGCATCCTCGGCAGCCTGTGGCCCGTGGGTGTGGCGCTGGCGGTCATCAATCTGCCCTTCATCATCTGGTCGGTGTCATCCTCCGCCGCCGCGCTCGACAGCGATCTGGAGCTTGCAGCGTCAAGCTGCGGGGCAGGGCGGTTCGAAACCTTCTGGTTCGTGACCCTGCCGGGGCTGATGCCCGGCGTCATCACCGGCGGGCTGCTGATGTTCGTGCTGGCGATGAGCGAATTCCTCGTCTCGCTGCTGCTGACCGACGCGCGCACCGTGACCCTGCCGGTTCAGATCTATAACAACATCCGTTCGATCATCACGCCGGACCTTGCGGCGGTGTCTTCCGTCTTTGTGGTGATCGCTTTGCTTGCGGTCTGGTTGCTCGACCGGCTCGTGGGCCTTGAAATCTTCCTGAAATCCAAATGA
- a CDS encoding ABC transporter permease — MPVTPSKDAPSTDFRYPLRWRVMDALNFMLDKFWPARMSPYTGWALIMPALLLVGLLVLGLFKMADSSLHTLDRSTFMQSEAYTLENYQTVMDSATYARVALRSVYAAGLTVFFTLLLALPYAYIMVRTTSSLVRKALLVILFLPFFIGQVVRAYGLLIILGTTGVANNALGLVGIEPIRLLFNFPAVVFGLVQYMLPFAVLMLAPALTAIPRETETAASSLGANWVQSFRHVVLPMAKPGLIGAGLVVGTLALTDFAMPAMLGGGSQDFIANAIYDQFFRTADQGLGAALALLLVVLGSLFVGVVIAIFGAGTLGMGAKK, encoded by the coding sequence ATGCCCGTCACCCCGTCCAAGGACGCCCCCAGCACCGATTTCCGCTACCCGCTGCGCTGGCGTGTCATGGATGCGTTGAACTTCATGCTGGATAAATTCTGGCCCGCGCGCATGTCCCCCTATACCGGCTGGGCGCTCATCATGCCTGCGCTGCTGCTCGTCGGGCTTCTGGTCCTGGGCCTGTTCAAGATGGCCGACAGTTCGTTGCACACGCTCGACCGGTCGACCTTCATGCAGTCCGAAGCCTACACGCTGGAAAATTACCAGACGGTGATGGACAGCGCGACCTATGCGCGCGTCGCTCTGCGCTCCGTCTATGCTGCCGGCCTGACGGTGTTTTTCACGCTGCTGCTGGCGCTGCCCTATGCCTATATCATGGTCCGCACGACCAGTTCGCTGGTGCGTAAGGCGCTGCTTGTCATCCTGTTTCTGCCGTTCTTCATCGGTCAGGTGGTGCGCGCCTACGGGCTTTTGATCATCCTCGGCACCACCGGCGTCGCCAACAACGCGCTCGGGCTTGTGGGGATCGAACCGATCCGCCTGCTGTTCAATTTCCCCGCCGTAGTGTTCGGGCTGGTGCAATATATGCTGCCCTTCGCGGTGCTGATGCTTGCGCCCGCCCTGACCGCGATCCCGCGCGAAACCGAAACCGCCGCGTCGTCGCTAGGCGCCAACTGGGTGCAAAGTTTCCGGCATGTCGTTCTGCCGATGGCCAAGCCCGGCCTGATCGGGGCGGGGCTGGTGGTCGGCACGCTGGCGCTGACCGATTTCGCCATGCCCGCCATGCTGGGCGGCGGCTCGCAGGATTTCATCGCCAACGCGATCTATGACCAGTTCTTCCGCACGGCGGACCAAGGCCTTGGGGCCGCGCTGGCGCTGCTGCTGGTTGTGCTGGGCTCGCTGTTCGTGGGGGTCGTTATCGCGATCTTCGGCGCGGGCACATTGGGCATGGGAGCCAAGAAATGA
- a CDS encoding ABC transporter substrate-binding protein, producing MTKKYSRRSVLRTGLATSGAALLTALPAGRLLAQEPEKPSEIIVRAWGGEWVESLKNGVSDRFTEMTGIAVRHDLTEDNEIQPKVWAAVAQGRVPPIHINWDTTTNATKSALRGVTEDIADLPNLANTTDLAKPVGLEGFPLVNTYGYVYVLAYRPEAFPDGPPASWRDLLDPKFKGRIALYNDGIGFHFPAQVAGGGSLEDIPENMEACWDFVREMKAQNPLLGEDPDFTTWFQNGEIDAACTISTNALAAKKNGVELAWTVPEEGCKFDTDCLWIPKGLPENELYWAKQYINLALSQESQQIWLDGLGLPGVVPGLTPPEGLAGDPSYPTEPVDFENLIRVSSAVQVQHESDWFAKFKEIMQG from the coding sequence ATGACCAAGAAGTATTCACGTCGGAGCGTTCTGCGCACGGGTCTGGCCACCAGCGGCGCCGCCTTGCTGACCGCATTGCCCGCAGGCCGTCTGCTGGCGCAGGAGCCCGAAAAACCCTCCGAGATCATCGTGCGCGCTTGGGGCGGCGAATGGGTGGAATCGCTGAAAAACGGCGTCTCCGACCGGTTCACCGAAATGACTGGCATTGCCGTGCGTCATGACCTGACCGAAGACAACGAAATCCAGCCGAAAGTCTGGGCTGCCGTCGCGCAGGGCCGGGTGCCGCCGATCCACATCAACTGGGACACCACGACCAACGCCACCAAATCGGCGCTGCGCGGGGTGACCGAGGATATCGCGGATCTGCCCAACCTCGCCAACACCACCGATCTGGCAAAGCCCGTCGGGCTCGAAGGTTTCCCGCTCGTCAACACCTATGGCTATGTCTATGTGCTGGCCTACCGCCCCGAAGCGTTCCCCGATGGCCCGCCCGCCTCGTGGCGCGATCTGCTCGACCCGAAATTCAAGGGCCGCATCGCGCTTTACAATGACGGCATCGGCTTCCACTTCCCGGCGCAGGTCGCGGGCGGCGGCAGCCTCGAAGACATCCCCGAAAACATGGAAGCCTGCTGGGATTTCGTGCGCGAGATGAAGGCCCAGAACCCGCTCTTGGGCGAAGACCCCGATTTCACCACATGGTTCCAGAACGGCGAAATCGACGCAGCCTGCACCATTTCGACCAACGCGCTGGCGGCCAAGAAAAACGGCGTCGAACTGGCATGGACCGTGCCGGAAGAGGGCTGCAAGTTCGACACCGACTGCCTGTGGATTCCGAAAGGTCTGCCGGAGAACGAACTGTATTGGGCCAAGCAATACATCAACCTCGCCCTGTCGCAGGAAAGTCAGCAGATCTGGCTTGACGGGCTTGGGCTTCCGGGTGTCGTGCCGGGCCTCACCCCGCCAGAAGGTCTGGCCGGTGATCCGTCCTACCCGACCGAGCCGGTCGATTTCGAAAACCTGATCCGCGTGTCGTCCGCGGTGCAGGTCCAGCACGAAAGCGACTGGTTCGCCAAGTTCAAGGAAATCATGCAGGGCTAA
- a CDS encoding ABC transporter ATP-binding protein encodes MTDQIAANANTALTERQVAVRASHVSMDFGGGTLAVNDVSFELERGRFLTILGPSGSGKTTLLRMIAGFQKQTAGEITINGKAVDSAPPHRRSIGMVFQKLALFPHMTAAENVAFPLKMRRFNPRQIKGRVAQFLDLVKLGDYGDRRINELSGGQQQRVAIARALVFEPDLLLLDEPLAALDVKLREEMQLEFRRIQHELGVTTINVTHDQREALVVSDDIIVMDGGRVQQHADPVNLYRAPQNPFVAGFLGLSSFVEGTATADGNLQVGGVVVPGMAQGDVVAGAPVLAAIRAEQIRLAGTQAALGACDMRLDGTVIDTIFEGERQMYVVEVGALRGATFRVYHHDPDSFGLFAIGDSIALGWNRSDLKIFPAAA; translated from the coding sequence ATGACAGATCAGATCGCCGCAAACGCAAATACCGCTTTGACCGAGCGGCAGGTCGCTGTGCGGGCCAGTCATGTCTCCATGGATTTCGGCGGCGGCACGCTTGCGGTGAATGACGTCAGTTTTGAACTTGAGCGCGGGCGCTTCCTGACCATTCTCGGGCCGTCCGGTTCCGGCAAGACGACGCTATTGCGGATGATCGCCGGGTTTCAGAAACAGACCGCGGGCGAGATCACGATCAATGGCAAGGCCGTCGATTCCGCGCCGCCGCACCGCCGCTCCATCGGGATGGTGTTCCAGAAACTCGCCCTTTTCCCCCATATGACCGCCGCCGAAAACGTGGCTTTCCCGCTCAAGATGCGGCGCTTCAACCCGCGCCAGATCAAGGGCCGGGTCGCGCAGTTTCTGGATCTGGTGAAGCTGGGCGATTACGGCGACCGCCGGATCAACGAATTGTCGGGCGGCCAACAGCAGCGCGTCGCCATCGCGCGGGCGCTGGTGTTCGAACCCGATCTTTTGCTGCTGGATGAGCCGCTGGCCGCGCTGGACGTGAAACTGCGCGAGGAAATGCAGCTGGAGTTCCGCCGCATCCAGCACGAACTGGGCGTCACCACGATCAACGTCACCCACGATCAGCGCGAAGCGCTCGTCGTCTCGGACGATATCATCGTCATGGATGGCGGTCGGGTTCAGCAGCACGCCGATCCGGTCAACCTGTATCGCGCGCCGCAAAACCCCTTCGTCGCCGGGTTTCTGGGGCTGTCGTCCTTTGTCGAAGGCACCGCCACGGCAGATGGCAATCTACAGGTGGGCGGGGTCGTCGTGCCGGGCATGGCGCAGGGCGATGTCGTCGCGGGCGCGCCGGTTCTGGCCGCGATCCGCGCCGAACAGATCCGCCTTGCCGGGACGCAGGCCGCGCTTGGCGCCTGTGACATGCGGCTCGACGGCACCGTGATCGACACGATTTTCGAGGGCGAGCGGCAGATGTATGTGGTCGAGGTCGGCGCGCTGCGGGGCGCCACATTCCGCGTCTATCACCACGATCCCGACAGTTTCGGCCTGTTCGCCATCGGCGACAGCATCGCGCTTGGCTGGAATCGCAGCGACCTGAAGATCTTTCCGGCTGCGGCCTGA
- a CDS encoding SDR family NAD(P)-dependent oxidoreductase — protein sequence MQGENDGTADLKFNFSGKTVFVTGASRGIGREIAHAFARDGARLILSARTAEALAPVAAEIREMGAQVTCLALDQRDTSAIRAQIAPLGPIDVLVNNAGVEEVRATLDVDEALWDKIVDTNLKGAFFVAQAVAAQMAETGRGAIINLASLTSFVGVPGAVPYSASKSGILGMTRAMAAEWAPKGIRVNAIAPGYFETDMTSVFYEDKDWVARMVGSIPAGRLGDLADLTGAVRFLASSGANYIAGQCVVIDGGYLANI from the coding sequence ATGCAAGGTGAAAATGACGGCACCGCCGATCTGAAGTTCAATTTCTCCGGCAAGACCGTGTTCGTCACCGGGGCCAGCCGCGGAATCGGGCGCGAGATCGCCCATGCTTTCGCGCGCGACGGGGCGCGGCTAATCCTCAGCGCCCGCACCGCCGAAGCACTGGCCCCCGTCGCCGCCGAGATCCGCGAAATGGGCGCGCAGGTGACATGCCTTGCCCTCGATCAACGCGACACCTCCGCGATCCGGGCGCAGATTGCACCGCTGGGCCCGATCGACGTGCTGGTGAACAATGCCGGCGTCGAAGAAGTGCGCGCCACGCTCGATGTGGACGAAGCCCTGTGGGACAAAATCGTCGATACCAACCTGAAAGGCGCGTTTTTCGTGGCGCAGGCCGTCGCCGCGCAGATGGCCGAAACCGGGCGCGGGGCAATCATCAATCTGGCGTCGCTGACCTCTTTCGTCGGCGTTCCCGGTGCCGTGCCCTACAGCGCCTCGAAAAGCGGGATCCTTGGCATGACCCGCGCCATGGCTGCGGAATGGGCGCCGAAAGGCATCCGGGTGAACGCCATCGCACCGGGCTATTTCGAAACCGACATGACGAGCGTGTTCTACGAGGATAAGGACTGGGTCGCGCGGATGGTCGGCAGTATACCCGCCGGGCGGTTGGGCGATCTTGCGGACCTCACCGGGGCGGTGCGGTTCCTTGCGTCGAGCGGGGCCAATTATATCGCCGGTCAATGCGTGGTCATCGATGGCGGATATCTGGCCAATATTTAG
- the hisC gene encoding histidinol-phosphate transaminase: MTPPKFSARAELDRLTRYNSGLTLDDVAARAKGHPIAKLGSNENPHPVSAAITTAMAEAIARPNIYPDPSARVLADEIARQTGAAAERVILGDGSEDLLNVLARAVLNPGDEVVTLFPSFPLHEDYATMMGATVTRIGLTPDRRIDMDALLAAAARPVRLTLIANPMNPAGLWLGPDELAALLAAQHPDSLLCLDEAYVEYAAGPDYASGAERLAGHDKPLLILRTFSKAYGLAGLRIGYGMSNSDDVIAAMNLVRTPFNTNAVAQAAALAAMTHTEDMARAVAATLAERARMEQALAALGLRVLPSKGNFLFVDCGQPSAGVADRLIDCGVIVKPWKQDGFETFLRVSVGLDWENDQFLEAMARIV; the protein is encoded by the coding sequence ATGACGCCCCCCAAGTTTTCCGCCCGTGCAGAGCTGGACCGCCTTACGCGCTACAATTCCGGGCTGACGCTCGACGATGTCGCCGCGCGCGCCAAGGGTCATCCCATCGCAAAACTCGGCTCCAACGAAAACCCCCATCCGGTCAGCGCGGCGATCACCACGGCGATGGCGGAGGCCATTGCCCGGCCCAATATCTACCCCGATCCGTCGGCCCGCGTTCTGGCCGATGAAATCGCCCGGCAGACGGGTGCTGCGGCGGAGCGTGTCATTCTGGGCGACGGCTCGGAAGACCTGTTGAATGTGCTGGCCCGCGCGGTGCTGAACCCGGGCGATGAGGTCGTGACGCTGTTTCCGTCCTTTCCGCTGCACGAGGATTACGCGACCATGATGGGGGCCACGGTCACCCGCATCGGCCTGACCCCGGATCGCAGGATCGACATGGACGCGCTGCTGGCCGCTGCGGCCCGCCCGGTGCGGCTGACGCTGATCGCCAACCCGATGAACCCGGCGGGGCTGTGGCTTGGCCCCGATGAACTGGCCGCTTTGCTCGCCGCGCAGCACCCCGACAGCCTGCTTTGCCTTGACGAAGCCTATGTCGAATATGCGGCGGGCCCGGATTACGCGTCGGGGGCCGAACGGCTGGCCGGGCATGACAAGCCGCTGCTGATCCTGCGCACCTTTTCCAAGGCCTATGGGCTGGCGGGGCTGCGCATCGGCTACGGCATGTCCAACAGCGATGACGTGATCGCGGCGATGAACCTTGTGCGCACGCCTTTCAACACCAATGCGGTGGCGCAGGCTGCGGCGCTGGCGGCGATGACCCATACCGAAGACATGGCGCGCGCCGTCGCCGCCACCCTCGCGGAGCGGGCACGGATGGAACAGGCGCTGGCGGCGCTCGGCCTGCGGGTGTTGCCGTCGAAGGGCAATTTCCTGTTCGTCGATTGCGGGCAACCTTCGGCCGGGGTTGCGGATCGCCTGATCGATTGCGGTGTGATCGTGAAGCCGTGGAAACAGGACGGGTTCGAGACGTTTCTGCGGGTGTCCGTCGGGCTCGATTGGGAAAACGACCAGTTTCTCGAGGCGATGGCCCGCATCGTCTGA
- a CDS encoding UTRA domain-containing protein, producing the protein MAKDKPETLHGRILDEFSRKIVDGTWPPGFLLPKETELATQYGVSRMTMNKVLTRLASDGFVIRRKRSGTVVAQPRAESAVLAINNIGEEVAALGRRYKWALLSSENRTGNSQDRRLLSLNEDEPGENALFLQGLHYSNDEPFCLETRVINSALVPDALSVDFQAEVPGTWLLKTMPWTKARHHVRAINVSGRDATLLELPAGAACLEMLRRTQIEDNWVTCARLLYPGEAHQLIAEFDGKVGV; encoded by the coding sequence ATGGCGAAAGACAAACCGGAAACGTTGCATGGCCGGATTCTAGACGAATTTTCCCGCAAGATCGTTGACGGCACTTGGCCGCCGGGCTTTCTCCTTCCCAAGGAAACCGAACTTGCCACGCAATACGGCGTGTCGCGCATGACCATGAACAAGGTGCTGACCCGGCTGGCCTCGGACGGGTTTGTCATCCGGCGCAAGCGCAGCGGCACGGTCGTGGCACAGCCGCGCGCGGAATCCGCCGTGCTGGCGATCAACAATATCGGCGAAGAGGTCGCGGCGCTGGGGCGGCGGTATAAATGGGCGCTGCTGTCGAGCGAAAACCGCACCGGCAATTCACAGGACCGCCGGTTGCTCAGCCTCAACGAAGACGAGCCCGGCGAAAACGCGCTGTTTCTGCAAGGGCTGCATTATTCCAATGACGAGCCGTTCTGCCTTGAGACGCGGGTCATCAACTCCGCGCTGGTCCCCGATGCGCTGAGTGTCGATTTTCAGGCGGAGGTGCCGGGCACATGGCTGTTGAAAACCATGCCGTGGACCAAGGCGCGCCACCATGTGCGCGCGATCAATGTCTCTGGGCGCGATGCGACGCTGCTGGAATTGCCCGCAGGCGCGGCCTGTCTGGAAATGCTGCGCCGCACGCAGATCGAAGACAACTGGGTGACCTGCGCCCGGCTGCTCTATCCCGGCGAGGCGCATCAGCTGATCGCGGAATTCGACGGGAAGGTCGGGGTCTGA